Genomic segment of Peribacillus frigoritolerans:
TTCTTTCAAGGGAACCGGACGTTTTTCGCAAGCCCTGATTAAGCCACGCAGGATTTTATCACGACTGAACTCTTCCCGCGTCCCGCCCTTTTTCACTACAATAAGCGGTGTTTCCTCCACCTTTTCAAATGTCGTGAATCGAAAACCACATGCCTCACATTCACGGCGTCGTCGAATCGATTTACTTTCATCGACTGGCCTGGAATCGAGCACTCTTGTTCCGTTATATTGACATGATGGGCATTTCATCATTATCAGCTCCGTATTTTATGTAGGACTCCCCTATCTAAATGTTCCCCAAGGAATTACTTCTCTATCTTAATCTTATATTAAATGGAACGGCCAGTACAAGTAAAAAGTGTAACTTCCGGCAGCAGGCACTTTTTGTTCTGCCGTTGAAGCACCGTTGTCAAAGTCTTTATGCTGCAAGGGCATCCTCCCCTATAAGGGGAGCAGACTGCCGATTGATTGCATTAAAAAAGAGATGCACCCATGGCATCTCTGTGTATACGTGTTTTTTATAGGGCACTTATATTGGCTTTTTTCATTTGTACAGGACCTAATCCACGTGGTAATTCTATGTTTTCACGTGTTTGCGCATTCAAAGCTTCTGCAATATAATCTGCCGCAATATTCGGATCCAAGTTACCGCATGTATAGACATCAATGCTCGCATAGCCGTGTTCTGGAAAACTGTGAATCGTTAAGTGTGATTCAGAAATGATGACAACCCCGCTGACTCCTTGTGGAGCAAATTTGTGAAAGGCAACTTCTCGTACCTCTGCACCTGATTTTAAAGCAGCATCAACAAAAATCTTTTCAATTAAATCGATATTGTTCAGTTTTTCAAAGTCACAACCCCAAAGTTCAGAAATGACGTGTCTACCCATAGTTTCCATAGTGTAAGCTGTTTCCATATTAAGCTTCCCCCTTACCATGATTTAAAAATAAGTTCTGATAACTACCACGGGGGAAAGTTAGTCCAAAGAGGTCCTAACCCTTTAAGTAGCCATCATGCAAACCGCTATTGAAGAAGTTCACGATTCATAGTATATATGGTTTGAATTTTTTTTGCAACTCCAAATTGAATTTTTGGAAAGATAAACTTTATATGTAATAGGGATATTGCGATTGGAGCAAATTCTGTATTCTGGTTTATTCAGCGCCTTAAAGCAGCAAGGAATTGATTGATCACTGTATTAAAAATAGCCCGCTAAAAAATTTTAGCAGGCTCGGCTTTTTCTTTTTATTTTACTGATAATTCGACTTCTGAAGTTTTTTTCAACTCTGAGCCAACCAATTTCACTAGGTCCACTACCCGGTTGGAGTAACCCCACTCATTATCATACCATGCAAGGACTTTCACTTTCCTGTCCCCGATCATCATCGTCGTCAACCCATCGATGATTGCAGAGTGTGGATTCGTTTTGAAATCACTGGAAACTAAAGGTTCCATCGTGAATTCCATGATTCCTTTGAGTTCATTTTCTGAAGCATCGATGAAGGCTTGGTTCACTTCATCAATCGTGACATCACAGTTTAAATCCACAACAAGATCGACTAAAGATACGTTAGGTGTCGGTACGCGTATCGCCATTCCATGAAGCTTGCCTTTTAATTGCGGCAAAACTAGTGAGATGGCTTTTGCAGCTCCTGTAGTCGTAGGAATCATGCTTTCCGCAGCGGCACGGGCACGTCTCAAGTCTTTGTGCGGGTTATCGATATTATTTTGATCATTTGTATAAGAATGTATCGTTGTCATTAAACCGTTGTTTATGCCAAATTTTTCATCAAGCACTTTTGCAACCGGTCCAAGGCAGTTCGTTGTACAAGATGCATTGGATATGACGAAATGCTTGTCAATTTCCAGCACTTCCTGATTTACTCCCATTACAATGGTAACGTCTTCATTTTTACCCGGGGCTGATAAAATAACTCTTTTTGCTCCTGCGTCTAAATGAAGAGCCGCTTTAGAACGATCATTGAATTTACCAGTGGCTTCAATTACAATATCTATGTTCATCTCTTTCCAAGGCAATAGCTTTGGATCGCGGTTATTTATTAGTTTTACTCGGCGGCCATTCACTACTAGTGAATCATCTTCAGCTATAATGATACCGTCGAATTTACCATGTATCGTATCATATTTTAGTAAGTGTGCTAAAGTTTCAGCTGGATAGCTTGCATTAATGGCAACAATGTCCAAACTCTCATCTAATATGGCTTTTCGGAAAACCATTCTTCCAATTCTCCCAAATCCGTTAATCGCTATTCTTGAATTCATTGTTCGGACCCTCCAGAAAATATTAGTGTTATACTTATTACCTTTCGCATGTAATTAGTATAACATAATTCAAGGGAATTGTGCTAATAAAAATGCGGATTGTTCTTATTTTTTCAACATAAAAAGAAGAAACCGGGCGGTTTCTTCTTTTTATCATGATTATATGACATACCATTCGCTAAGTATGGACTTCACTTGCCGCTTCGTTTCATTAATGTCCCCATTATTATCGATGACGGCATCCGCTAAAGCCTTTTTATCAGCCAAGGGCATTTGCGAATTGATCCTGGCAAGTGCCTCCGTCTCCGAAAGACCATTCCTGTTCATTAATCGCTGCAATTGAACTTGCTCATCCACATAGATCAAAAGCGTCTTATCCACCATGAATGTCAGCTTGCTTTCGAATAGGAGCGGAATATCCATGAACACCGTTTCTTCTCCTGATGATAGTGCCGCTTCCGTTTTCAGCCGCATCCAATTCCTGACGGCAGGATGAACGATGCCATTCAATAGCAATCTCTTTTCTTGATCATTAAATATAATCGACCCGAGCTTTACGCGATCTATATTCCCATCCGTCAATAAGATATCTTCACCAAATGCCTTCACAACTTGGTGATAGGCTTCTTCACCTGGCTCAACGACAGCACGGGAAGCCAGATCAGCATCGACAATCGTGAATCCGAGTTCCTGTAAATAGAGGCTGACGGTGCTTTTCCCACTGGCAATACCTCCGGTGATTCCGATGATTTGTCCCATAAGCTCCCCCTTTTAAACTTATCATAACTTGAATAAACCGATGATAATCAATAGTACACCTGGAAGAAAGGTCAAATGCTGGACAACTTTATTATTTGAGAGCAATTTCCCGCTTTGAATTCCGCTCCAAATGAAAATCGAACTCATAACAGCGATGCACCCTGCGAGGATGATGGGTGAAATCCCGATCATAGCCGCTCCTACTCCGGCCCCGAACGCATCCAGCGAAAGTGCAAACCCCAGAACAAGCGCTTCAACACCTGTAATCGTACCTGATTTATCAAAATCGGCATTCAATGGTTTTTGTAAAATATTAATCACTACCCCAAGTGATTTAATTTCAAAATTAAAGATGATCTTTTCATGATATCTATCATCTTTCAAATCTTTTTCAGGCTTAAAATACTGGTATACCATCCAGGCACCAAGAAAAATGAGGATGATGCCGCCTGTTTTTTCAGCCGCCCCGATAGATATGAGCTGACTGATGAATTGTCCGATGACCATCGCTATACCTAAACTCAATGCAGAACAAAATGAGATGACCGCTATTGACCTTAAGGGGATTTTCATCTTCCGCATACCGAATGTCAAACCTACGCCAAATCCGTCAATACTAACTGCAAAAGCGAGAA
This window contains:
- the coaE gene encoding dephospho-CoA kinase (Dephospho-CoA kinase (CoaE) performs the final step in coenzyme A biosynthesis.) gives rise to the protein MGQIIGITGGIASGKSTVSLYLQELGFTIVDADLASRAVVEPGEEAYHQVVKAFGEDILLTDGNIDRVKLGSIIFNDQEKRLLLNGIVHPAVRNWMRLKTEAALSSGEETVFMDIPLLFESKLTFMVDKTLLIYVDEQVQLQRLMNRNGLSETEALARINSQMPLADKKALADAVIDNNGDINETKRQVKSILSEWYVI
- the nrdR gene encoding transcriptional regulator NrdR, with translation MKCPSCQYNGTRVLDSRPVDESKSIRRRRECEACGFRFTTFEKVEETPLIVVKKGGTREEFSRDKILRGLIRACEKRPVPLKELEQITSYVEKELRNQGISEVKSDSVGEMVMDKLAEVDEVAYVRFASVYRQFKDINVFIDELKDLINKERK
- the ytaF gene encoding sporulation membrane protein YtaF → MWLQIIFLAFAVSIDGFGVGLTFGMRKMKIPLRSIAVISFCSALSLGIAMVIGQFISQLISIGAAEKTGGIILIFLGAWMVYQYFKPEKDLKDDRYHEKIIFNFEIKSLGVVINILQKPLNADFDKSGTITGVEALVLGFALSLDAFGAGVGAAMIGISPIILAGCIAVMSSIFIWSGIQSGKLLSNNKVVQHLTFLPGVLLIIIGLFKL
- a CDS encoding glyceraldehyde-3-phosphate dehydrogenase, which encodes MNSRIAINGFGRIGRMVFRKAILDESLDIVAINASYPAETLAHLLKYDTIHGKFDGIIIAEDDSLVVNGRRVKLINNRDPKLLPWKEMNIDIVIEATGKFNDRSKAALHLDAGAKRVILSAPGKNEDVTIVMGVNQEVLEIDKHFVISNASCTTNCLGPVAKVLDEKFGINNGLMTTIHSYTNDQNNIDNPHKDLRRARAAAESMIPTTTGAAKAISLVLPQLKGKLHGMAIRVPTPNVSLVDLVVDLNCDVTIDEVNQAFIDASENELKGIMEFTMEPLVSSDFKTNPHSAIIDGLTTMMIGDRKVKVLAWYDNEWGYSNRVVDLVKLVGSELKKTSEVELSVK
- the speD gene encoding adenosylmethionine decarboxylase, with translation METMGRHVISELWGCDFEKLNNIDLIEKIFVDAALKSGAEVREVAFHKFAPQGVSGVVIISESHLTIHSFPEHGYASIDVYTCGNLDPNIAADYIAEALNAQTRENIELPRGLGPVQMKKANISAL